A stretch of DNA from Macrotis lagotis isolate mMagLag1 chromosome X, bilby.v1.9.chrom.fasta, whole genome shotgun sequence:
TCCCAGGGATGGCTTGGCGGTTTGTAGGCTCCCTCAGGGAAAAGATTCTGCGTTCCTTGGGGCAGTGATTTGGCATTTCATCTTGTGAAGTCCTAGAGCTCCTCAGAGGGTGTGGACTCGGGTCACCCCTAGTTAGGGGCCTCTACCATCATCCGGAATCTTCAACAGTGTtgttcagacacacacacacacacacacacacacaaacacagcttTTGGGGGACAGTGACTAGCACCTAGTTCCATTGCACCAATTAATGTGATTTGGTGGGTCATTTCAGTGTGCCCCCATTGAGGGTCCAACTTGGCAGAGAAGAGGCATCAaattgaagatctacagagcccTTGTGCTGACCTCATCACTACACACCTGTGACACCTGGACAGTCCACCAGCGCTGTGTCAAGAAACTGAGTCGCTTCCATTTAACTCATCTTAGGAAGAGTCTGAAGGGCAGGCACTCAACAAGGGGCATGGGAGGAGCGATGCCGAGACACCCGGacagtctcattgaagaactttagaatggaTGTGCAgtatgggagaccctggcacaggactgcccggcatggcgtgccctcatctgTGAGGGGGCTGGGCTCTATGAGGAAGGCTGGATGGAAgcactcaaaggaaacatgagatccCTAAGTTTAGAGGACCCACCCCAGGGGGTCACAGGGACTCCTGGTGCCCAACCTGTTCTGAGCCCCTATCGGTCTGATCGGCCAGTCGGGCTTCTTCAGTGGTGAAGGACCGGAACCAACCAGTCTTGGCAGGCACTGGAGCGGTTTGCTgttcccttctccaactcattttctgGATAAGGAAACAGACCGAGAGGGTGGGCACAGCTAGGAacgtctgaggtcacatctgaactcggGTCTTGCTGAGCCCCTGCCCGGTGCTCTCCCTGTGGCACACCTTAATCCGGACTGGTTTTCACGAATGGCTTTGCGCTTCTGCCAGGTTTCCGCCCCACCGCAGGTGTGCGCTCCTGGCCCCGCCGGTCCGGGCCGGACGGGGTGGTGCCGGCCTGGCTGGGCCCGACTGCGGCCGGCCCGGCCTCCCCCTTGCCCAGAGTCCGCCCTTCCCGAGACATCTTGGCTCGGGGACCCCGGAAATACTTCTTGGGCCTGACTTGTTacaggcggggggggggggggaccccgAGCCGGGCCGGCGGGACCCAGGGCAGAGGCTTCCCGCCCTGAAAAGGAAGGGTGGGGGGGAGCGGCCACTGAGCACCGGCAGCCCGGCTGCGGCACCGGGCCGAGGTCACCCGGCGTGCGGGGCACTGCCCGCGGGGCGCAGCCGGGCACGAGGGGCGCCTCCCGCGGGGCCCAGGCCGGGGCCGCCCGGCACGAGGCCGCTCCGGCCCCGCGGGTGGAACGTTCTGGATCTGCCCCCGCGCGGGGCGGCGTGTGGGCAGCGGCCcgggcacggggggggggggggggggggcagggcggCCGCCTCCGCCGGAAGTCCCGCCTTCCGGGGGGGCGGAGCCCCGAAGTACCGGGCGAGGGCGGGAGGAggggccccgcccccggcctcACTGCGCagccgccggccccgcccccccgccACCGGCGGACGCGCTCTCGCGAGAGCACGTCCGCGGCGTCGCGATGGAGGAGCCGTGAGTGCGGCCGAGGGGGAGAGGGGCCGGGGGCGGAtccgggagggggagggggcgagggcggggggaggggcggcgcgGCCCGAGCAGGCGGGGGGAGGGGGCCCCCCTCCGCGCCGACTCAGGCCACGCCCCTCGCCTCCCGCCCGCAGATGCCCCGGCACTGCTCGGCCGCGGGCTGCTGCACCCGCGACACGCGCGAGACCCGGACCCGCGGGATCTCCTTCCACAGGTGAGCGCGCCCCCGCCGCCGGCCGGGCTTCTGCGCCTGCGCGCCGCCCGCGCCTGCGTGGCACGGACGGCGCCGACGGCGCGTGCGCGGGGAGCGTCCGGCCCGGCGGGGGGATGGGGGAGGCGGGGTCCAACCCGGAGCCCCGCCCCCTCCAGGACCCTTTGACCCCTGGGCCGCCCCCCTCTCCGCACCTGTGCCCGGGGGGAGCAGCCCCAGGACCCTCTGCCCACCCCCCCCCCGCCTCCACTCCTTTGGGGGGGCACTCACCTGGACGCCCCCCTTCCCTGCTGTGGGCATCACCCCACAGCCTCCCAGGGCCCAGCTCCCATCGGGGGGCACAGGCCGCCCCCCATGCCCGGACCTCGTGTCTCCCTGCCGCGCTGGGCCTGAGGGCTCTGGCCCCGGGGGTGGGGGCAGGTCTACCCGGGGGGGGTGACCAGGGCCCCCCAGCCCCCCTTCCCAAGGCCTGTGGGGGGCTCCCCTCAGGCTGCCCAAGAAGGACAACCCTCGGAGAGGCCTGTGGCTGGCCAACTGCCGGCGGCTGGACCCCAGCGGCCAGGGGCTCTGGGACCCCGCCTCGGAGTACATCTACTTCTGCTCCAAGCACTTCGAGGAGAACTGCTTTGAGCTGGTGGGGATCAGGTAGGCGCCGGGCGGGGCACCCCGGGCTCCAGGGCCCGGCTGGGGTGGGGCCCGGGGCCGCGGGGCTCACGCTCTCCCTCCCCCCAGTGGGTATCATCGGCTGAAGGAAGGGGCCGTGCCCACCATCTTCGAGTCGTTCTCCAAGCTGCGGCGCGCCTCGAAGGCCAAGCCGCACGGCTACCGCCCCGGCTCTCCGGACCTCGCCCGCCTCAGGAGACGCAGGCGCCGGTAGGTGCCCCTCAGGCGCGCGGTGTGCGGTGCGAGGCCCCTGGCCCTGCCCTGATCGGCCTCGGGTAGAATTCATGGTCCTGGCCCTCCGGGCCTCAGTCTCCCCgtatgtaaaatgaaggcattgggcGGGTCAAGGGTCTGTGGCTTCTCtggcggagggggaggggagacctTGAATCTGCGCCCCGACCCTCTCCTCCACAGCTGTTCCACAGGTCGCGCGGCCCCTCCGGCTGCCAATAACCCTGTGGTGAATGGGCCCGCTCCCGCCGACGTGCCCTGCTTCCCCGAGGAGGAGCCGCCGGCCCCCGAAGGCCCCGCTCCCCCGGGGAGCCTGCCGGCCCTGCCTTCCTCGCCGGCCCCCAGTGGCCTCGTGAGTCCTTTCTCCGACCTCCTAGAGCCCCTGGAGCCTCACGGGGATGAAGCCAGCTGCGGGACCCCTCCGGCCTTGGAGCAGGAACCCTCCCCCTCGGCGGCCCGGCCCGTGTCTCCTTCGGCCTACATGCTGCGGCTGCCGCCGCCGGCTGGGGCTTACATCCAGAACGAGCACAGCTACCAGGTGGGCAGCGCACTGCTCTGGAAGCGGCGGGCGGAGGCGGCCCTGGACGCCCTGGACAAAGCCCAGCGCCAGCTGCAGGCCTGCAAGCGACGGGAGCAGCGGCTACGGCTGCGGATCGCCCGGCTGCAACAGGAGCGGGCACGGGAGAAGAGGACCCAGGCGGATGCCCGGCAGGCCCCAAGGGAGCCCCCACGGGATTCGGAGCCACAGTGAAGGGCTCACGGCAGCTACCCCCTCCCAGGACCCTGCGGCACTGATAGGAGGAGCACGGGCCCGGGACGCTGGCCCACAGTGCCAGCTGGCACCTGCCAAGGGCCCGGTGTTTCCGACGGCCTTTGGCTGTGGTGATCGCCATCTCTCATTCTGCCGAGGCTCCTCTCCTCCTCTGGACTGCACAGACTGCCCAGGCCTGGGGCTGCCCCAGGAGCAGCCCCCACTGGCACTGCTGAGGAGGGAGGGGGCTTTGTTTGTTCTCATGTCAACTCTTTCCTTGGTGACGAGTAAAGATACTGGAGACCCGGCTCCACCCCGTTCTGTCTGGTGGTCGGCTCAGGGACCAAGCAGCCAGCTGGGCTAGGCCAGGCTCCTGCGCTGAAGGCCCAGAGAGGAAGTGACCCAGAGGGCATCATGTGTGCaggcgcgcgcacacacacacacacacacacacacatacacacactctccccacctccttcccttccattaaGCCAAACTTCTTGAAAATGGTGGTTAGCCAAGAGACCTTCCCATGAGCCTCCTGGGCCCACTGACTAAGTCAGCTTTATTTCTTCTGACAACAGTCATCACCTAAGAAGGGGCTTTGCGTGTTGCGAGGGGCTGACCCTGGGAGCCGCTTGCATTTTCTCACAACCAGTTCAGGAACCTCCACAGACAATGGGAAAAAGTCCAGGAGCGCAGCTCCCTTGCCGCAGTGAAGAGTTCACTTACAAACTATGTACTTGATAACCAATAACAAAAGCACTGAAGATGCTCACATGAGAGCCAAGGGATGTAGGGGGTCTGGGTCCCACCAGGTCACTGGGCAGGGCCTAAACTAGCCAAGTGACCACCTTTTCCCCACACATTCCTGGGTTTCTCCACTAATGAAAATACAAGCCCAGAGCAGCTCTTTGGGGAGAAACTTTTCTGAAGCCCAGAGTCCTGCAACGTGAGCCTGGCCCTAGCCCACATAGCCACCACCCCACCTGTGGGATCTCGGGAGGCTGACCAGGGGCAGAACCAGTGGGCAGGGCCAAAGGAGAAGGGTAACGTGACCTCGGGCTCTGGGGGTGGGGTCACCCTGCACAGGGCACAGGCCCCACACTGGGCAGCTGATATCTATGCCGACACAGCACCCTTCGGGCCTCCGTCCCCTCTAGTTGGGTCAGTGTTTACTTCCTCTAATGGTCTCTGAAAGTAGAGCACCTTGGGATCTTAAAATCTTCGCTCAAGAGCTGAGCAAAGGCTCGGTCCCCAGAggtccagccccccccccaccaagttcTGGCAGAAAGGGCATCCCTCCAGCACAGGCAGGATCGCCTGGGTGTCATCCAGCCCCAGGAGATGGGTCTTCTCCACCTGTTGGCCCTGGGCCCGAGTGTCCATCTGTGCTTCTGCCCAGGCCACTGTGGGCACGTCCAGTGGGGAGCCCCGAAGGCAGGGGGAGACCTCATATGTCGGAGCCCAGCTCGGCGCACTGCTTGTCAGATATGTGAGTGGCCAGAGACTCGATGATGTCCACCAGGAGCGGCTGGCTCAGGCTGCGCAGGTTAGGCAACTTGGACACCTTGGGGGAAACAATGACAAGATTATAGGCCTCTGTGCCTCTGGCTAGGGCCTGAGGGTCACGTGGACCGGGAGGGGCATGGGGGTTGTACCCTCACTTCATTTCCCaataggagaaagggagagaaccCCAAGATCTGTCAGGAGGGGGTCGAATCAACCCCCAAGAACACTAGTTGTTGCCAGGTCTCCCAAGACACTGCTCTGACCCTATGGGGTCACATGTGTCCACACCTACACAGGATTCGCACACAGCCCCCCACACTGAGTCAGTGAAGCAGGTACCCACAGTTGTCTCTAGGCTATGTCAGGAAAGATGTGGCTGCAGGTCCCTTGGCCATCTGGTATGGTGGGTGGGCACTGGGCTTGTGGAACTGGggcctgggttccaatcctgcctcaaTCCCACTTCCTGGGTCCCCCAGAACACCCCATTCTGATGGGGCGGTGTCCCCCAGCTCTCCCTTGTAATCCCAGGCTAATGTGTGCTGTTTCCGAGTTGCCTAACACCCCCAGCATCTCTCCCCATCAGGTCCCGATCACCCCCTCATCTGTTACAACGGCCTGGGGGTCCCCCCCAAACCCCAACCCCACATCTGGTGACACCCCCGGCTCCGGAGTTTGGCTCCGATTCCTTCGctgctcctctctctcccttttaggAGAGCCGGGGACAAGGGGGGCCCTGGGTCGAAGGGTTCGGGGGGCTGGGGGAAGTCACGGGAGCACTGTGGAGGTGAACGGCATCAACACATTTATTCCCAGGAGGCCCCGCACGGCGGCCCCCCCTCTTCCTCCCCCGGCCCCTCCATGGCTTAGTCTTTGGCTCCGCGGACCTGCCAGGTGGGCAGGGGGGCTCAGGGGCAGGGGCCCTGGTCCCCGAGCCTCCCGCCTCCCGGCTGCAGCCCCCCATCCGCCGAGGCGTGGCCTCCCCCAACATCCGCGTTGCTCCGGTCTCCCGCTGGGGTGGTCACTGGGAAGGGGCGGGAGCTCTCCAGGCAATGAGACCCGCCCGCTGTCCTGTCCGGCTGGTGGGGGGGCGTCCTCCGGGCCTGCAGCCTTCTGGGGGGGGCGGCTTCCTTCCGGTCCGGGGCGCCCCTCAGGGCCAGGGCGGGCAGCAGACCCCCCAAACCCCAGAAAAGAGCCAACCCACCTTGGTGAACTGGTGCACGATGATGTGCAGGCAGTGCCTCTTCATGTCCAGCGCCTGGGTCTTGTCGGCGGCCTCCAAGATCTAGGGGCGCAGGGGGGCCTCAGCGCCCGgtccggcccggccccgcccgcccCCGGGCCCCCCCATACCTGCAGCACGTTCTCCACGGTCACGTTCATCTCCAGGTTCTGCCTGCAGTAGGCCTGGAGCCGGTTGTTGTAGAAGCCGTAGTAGTAGGGGGCGGCGAAGAGGTAGCTGGGGGTGGGTCAAGGAAAGGCGCCCCAGGAGGGCTGGCGGGGTCCCCCCTCCCCCCGGCCGCGGCAGGATACAGGGAGTCCTCGGGCGGCATGTGCACCTCCCCGTAGTACATGTAGCGCAGCATGGACTCGAAGGCCTGCTTGCTGGGCACCATCTCCCCGATGGAGATGTTCACCTGCCCGTCCTCGGGCATGAAGGAGCGGAACATGGCCTCGAAGTAGCTGCGGGGAGGGGGGCGTGAGACCCCGGCCCGCAggggccgccccgcccccgccgcgcccCGCCGCGCCCCACCTGGAGCGCGCCGCCAGGATGGCCTTGTGCGCCGGCCGCGGGTGGCCGTCCAGGAGCAGCGTGATGTCGCAGAAGTCGGCGCCCGCGCCCTCCAGGCAGGCCTTCATGTCCTGGATCAGCGAGGTCCCTGGGAGCCGGAGCCGGGCCCTGAGCCCCTGGGGCCCCCGGGCCCCCCGAGCCCCCCGAGCCCCTGGGCCCCCCGAGCCCCCCGGGCCCCCCGAGCCCCCCTGATCCCCTGGGCCCCCCGATCCCCTGGGCCCCCCGAGCCCCTGGGCCCCCCGAGCCCCCCCGAGCCCCCGGGCCCCCCGAGGCCCCCGAGCCCCCGGGCCCCCCGAGCCCCCCGGGCCCAGGGCAGGGCAGGCCCCGCCCCCAGGCGGGCGCACCGATGTCCACCGGCTGCTCCGAGTGCGCGCGCAGCGGCGGCTGCTGCTTCCGGCGCACGATCTCCACGATGAGCGCCGACGACAGGCGCTCGAACTCCTTCATCATGATCACCTGGTTGAAGTGCGACTCCTTCACCACGAAGTTCAGGCAGTGCTCCTGGGGGAGGGGAGCGAGGGAGGGAGGGGCTGCGGCGGCGCTGCGGGCGGGgcggccccgggccccgccccttccggccccgccccgcccgcacCTTGAGCTGGTCCAGCTGCAGCTTGCTGGCGTTCTCGCAGACGGTGAGCACGTTCTGCAGGTCCACCGAGGCCTCGATGTACTGCAAGCACAGCTGCTCCAGGCGGCTCAGGCGGAAGCGCAGCGCCAGCTTGTACACGTCGGTGATCAGCAGCACCTCCTGCACGTGCCctgggggcgggggcggggctggGCCGCGgccaggccccgccccgcccgacGCCCCGCCCCCGCCTCGACACCCCGCCCCTCGGGCCCCGCCCCGGAGCCCCGCCCCTACCCTTGCGCGGGTACTTGATCTTGTCCGTGTAGAGGAACAGCATGAGCACCTCGAAGGGCCGCGCCTCGGCCTCGCGGATGGCCACCTCCAGCAGCGCGGGCGGCAGCGGGGGCTTCGGGCCCGGGGCCTCCTCCTCGGGCTCCGGCTTCGCCTTCTGGGGGGAAAGGGCGGCTGTGGGCTCACCTCGCCCAGCCCGGCAAGGAAGGGGCGCCCCCTGCCCCCGCGGCAGGCGCCGGCCCGAGGGGCGGGGGGAGCGGCGCCCCCTTCCCTGGGCAGCGCCTGTCCCGGCCAGGCCCTCCGGGGTTGAAAGCCTCGGGACGGGGCGGAGGCCCCCGAAGGCCACTCCACACCCGGGTCTGGCCGGGGCAGACGGGGAGCCCCCCAAGACGACGAGGACGGGACACCGGACACGCAGAGACCACCGGCCCACACCCCCCCCAAGCTGCCGAGGCAGCCGGGCTCTGCCCCCGGCACCCCAGTCCTCCCAGGCCCCCCGGCGGGTGACCGCAGCCCCCCTCTGGATCTGTCCGTCACCCCGTCCCTGCCTGCCTCTTCCACAGGGAGGACACGAGACACGGGGCTCCGCGGACAGTCCGGGGGCTCCCTCTCCACGGGCTCCTGAGGAGCCGCTGCCTCTGGCCCTGGTGTGCCGTGGCCGAGACCGAGGGGTTCCTCTGGGGCCACTGAGTGGACCCGGGGCGGCGGGGAGCTCTGTCAGATCCCGACCCATCCAGAGACCCGAGCATCACCCTGCTCCTGGATATCCAGCCTCTCAGGGGGTGGTCCACCGGGCATCCTCTGTGATGGGcatcccacccctccccccacgGCTCGGGCCGTTCTTTGCGCCAGCCCTCCTGTTTTGGTCCAGACCAATAGCACCCCTCGGTTCTCTGTCCTCACCACCATTATCTGAGCGGGTCTTGGCCTTGGGAACATCGGCACGTGCCATCCCACAAGCACCCCCAgttatcttttcttcctcatggGAACAGGTCTCCTGGGGTTCTCAGACCCCTCACCTCCTGGGCACAGATAGCCACCAGCATTATGGCCAGGCACCTGCCTCATACCTGCGGCACTCTGAGCAGAGAGCTTGCCAGAGCAGAGGCCTAGGAAGGTGACATCAAGTGCGACGGGCTCCCCCGAGATCTCATCTCCTTCTTCCAGACCCAGCCCCAACAACGCCGGCTCTTCCACTGGGTGGCCCCTGGTCTTCATGCCTGCCCACCAGGCTCACCCCAAGCCTCCTCGTATCTGGATGGATTCCCCACCCCAGCCTTCCTCTTGAGTTTATAAGGCAACTGACCCCAGGAGGCTCCACATCCTCTGCATTAGCAGCTCCAGGCCTGTGCTCTGACCATCCTCTGGACATCCATGTATGGACACCAATATTTATCACAGGCTTCTCTGCTGGATTTTTGACTCCAGGAATTTCAGTAGAAAATTCAGTGGGgatttttggggggatggggagccaagatggcagcagttTCCCAGAAACTCTCTACCAAAATACTCCAAAAACCTTAATATTATGACTCTTAACTCAATTttggagaggcagaacccacagaaagacctaGTGAAACcattctccagcccaaggcaacttggaagatctacAGGAAGGCTCTGTTCTACCCAGGTCGGAAGGCACATCAGAGCAGCCAGGGTCACACCACACCACAGTAAACAAGCTcaagccttccaggaacagcccacagggcacctgggtccctgggggcactgGCCCACAGCAGAAGTGGTTTCCAGATctcccaacccagggatcaccaagcatAACTTGAAAGATAGCAGGGAagcctctgccagagtgagcacggaGCCTAGGCCAACATGGCCCTCATCACAGCCCCAGTCCTGgaaagcaggcctgtggagccacccagcagggagctcCTGGGAGCTCCTTCCAGAGCACCccactatccctggggcaggactccggtgctttgtccacattcagaccctggttgcagtctggggcccctcATTGACACTAGAGCAGAGGGgaggcttgtggtcatccacagaccagagcacaggcagaacAGTAAGAGTCTCTCATGATACATTGAAAGAACTGAGATTCTTACAGGGTGCCCCAATagtactcaaaagctcaggaagcacctcaaaaccaggcacaggctggggaaatgagaaaaccaaaaaaaaaaaaaaaaaaaaaaaaaaaggaacctgcccacagacaattactttggtcccctggaagatcaaaatacactcagaagatgacaaagtcatatcttgcttctatatccaaagcctccaagaaaaataggaattgtacTCAAGCTagagaagagctcaaaaaagattttgaaaatcaaataagggaggtagaggaaatactgggaagagaaatgagagtgatgcaggaaaaccatgaaaaccaagtcatcagcttagtcaaggagataccaaaaaatgccaaagaaaaaaaatattaaaaactagtttaggtcataTGGAAAAAGCAGTagaaaaggtcaatgaggagaagactaccttaaaaaagcagaattggccaaatggaaaaggagataagaaagctctctgaagaaaacaactccttcaaatgtagaatggagataaagcCAATGATTTCGAggaatcaataaacaataaaataacaccaaaagaataaaaaacgaagaaaatgtgaaatatctcattgaaaaaacaactgatctggtaaacagatccagaagcaacaatttacaaattatcgggctacctgaaaatcatgatcagggaaagagccttgacttcatttttaaataatttctacaggaaaatttccctgctatcctagaagcagaagataaaatagaaattgagataatccacttatctcctctggaaagagatccagaagaaacaacccccaggaatattatagtcatgttccaaaattcccaagtcaaaaaagaaaatattacaagcagccagaagggagctgcagtcaagatcacacaggacttggcagcaactacattaagggcttgtgggGCTTGGAATACAACATTTCGGAACGaaatcgagaatcaactacccagcaaaactgaacatcctcttccagggaaaaagatggactttcagtgaaccagaagaatttcaattgttcctattGAGACaaccacagctgaacagaaagtttgatcttcaagtacaggactcatgtGAAGCATGGAGAGTGTAGGAAAAGGGTagattatgagggacttaatgatgatgaactgtgagtattcctgcatggaaagatgatactgacaatattcatatgaacctcatttaatagagcaggtagaaggagcttttatagacaagacacagggcaagagctgaatttgaaggtataatatattataaaaatggagtcaatgggtgaaagggaaatgtactgggaataaggaaaggagaggttgaataggctaagaaatttcatgtaaaagagtcaagaaatagcttttgcaatggtatggaaggagggaaggcaagggaaatgagggagccttcattcccatcagaaatgactcagaaggggcagctagatagagcgccagcactggagtcaggaggacctgtgttcaaatccggcctcagacacttaataatgacctagctgtgtggccttgagcaacacatttttttgtttttctgcaaggtggtgggattgggtggcatgTCCAGGACCAAGGGGCTGGGTTGCTAGGTCTCTGGAGGGGAATGAAGGCTTGGGGTCTCCTGTCTCCTGTccccagtactctgtccactgtgccactcggctgccccacagcacacttttgaagagcgtcagagtgaaagaagataacagaataaatggtagtggggaggaatggatggagggaattacaatcagcaacaacaactgtggaaaactatggaagta
This window harbors:
- the THAP7 gene encoding THAP domain-containing protein 7, with product MPRHCSAAGCCTRDTRETRTRGISFHRLPKKDNPRRGLWLANCRRLDPSGQGLWDPASEYIYFCSKHFEENCFELVGISGYHRLKEGAVPTIFESFSKLRRASKAKPHGYRPGSPDLARLRRRRRRCSTGRAAPPAANNPVVNGPAPADVPCFPEEEPPAPEGPAPPGSLPALPSSPAPSGLVSPFSDLLEPLEPHGDEASCGTPPALEQEPSPSAARPVSPSAYMLRLPPPAGAYIQNEHSYQVGSALLWKRRAEAALDALDKAQRQLQACKRREQRLRLRIARLQQERAREKRTQADARQAPREPPRDSEPQ
- the LZTR1 gene encoding leucine-zipper-like transcriptional regulator 1 isoform X2; amino-acid sequence: MLNDLLRFDVKDCSWCRAFTTGTPPAPRYHHSAVVYGSSMFVFGGYTGDIYSNSNLKNKNDLFEYKFATGQWAEWKIEGRLPVARSAHGATVYSDKLWIFAGYDGNARLNDMWTIGLQDRELTCWEEIEQSGEIPPSCCNFPVAVCRDKMFVFSGQSGAKITNNLFQFEFRDRIWTRIPTEHLLRGSPPPPQRRYGHTMVAFDRHLYVFGGAADNTLPNELHCYDVDFQTWEVVQPSPDSELPSGRLFHAAAVISDAMYIFGGTVDNNIRSGEMYRFQFSCYPKCTLHEDYGRLWESRQFSDVEFILGEKEERVRGHIAIVTARCKWLRKKIMQARERGRQKAKPEPEEEAPGPKPPLPPALLEVAIREAEARPFEVLMLFLYTDKIKYPRKGHVQEVLLITDVYKLALRFRLSRLEQLCLQYIEASVDLQNVLTVCENASKLQLDQLKEHCLNFVVKESHFNQVIMMKEFERLSSALIVEIVRRKQQPPLRAHSEQPVDIGTSLIQDMKACLEGAGADFCDITLLLDGHPRPAHKAILAARSSYFEAMFRSFMPEDGQVNISIGEMVPSKQAFESMLRYMYYGEVHMPPEDSLYLFAAPYYYGFYNNRLQAYCRQNLEMNVTVENVLQILEAADKTQALDMKRHCLHIIVHQFTKVSKLPNLRSLSQPLLVDIIESLATHISDKQCAELGSDI